From Lysinibacillus sp. SGAir0095, the proteins below share one genomic window:
- a CDS encoding molybdenum cofactor biosynthesis protein B: MSLEEHKKIKLKNVKVMVVTISDTRTYETDKSGKVICELLSKNYFEITSYQIIRDEQADIKSTLISGIQDMNVDVIITNGGTGISNRDVTFEVVEELIDRPIPGFGELFRMLSYEEIGSASMLSRAIAGIANGTVIFSTPGSTGAVKLAMEKLIVPELVHIVNELKKDN; the protein is encoded by the coding sequence GTGAGTTTAGAGGAACATAAAAAAATCAAACTGAAAAATGTGAAGGTCATGGTTGTCACGATTAGCGATACTCGTACTTACGAGACAGATAAAAGCGGAAAAGTGATCTGTGAGCTTCTGTCGAAAAATTACTTTGAAATCACAAGCTACCAGATTATTAGGGATGAACAAGCGGATATTAAATCGACCCTCATTTCTGGTATCCAGGATATGAATGTGGATGTTATTATAACAAATGGCGGAACTGGAATTTCAAATCGTGATGTTACATTCGAAGTTGTGGAGGAGTTAATTGATCGACCTATTCCTGGTTTTGGTGAATTATTTCGAATGTTGAGCTATGAGGAAATCGGTTCTGCAAGCATGCTTTCAAGAGCGATTGCAGGAATTGCAAATGGAACTGTTATTTTTTCGACTCCAGGTTCCACGGGTGCCGTAAAGCTTGCAATGGAAAAGT
- the moaD gene encoding molybdopterin converting factor subunit 1 codes for MIKILLFASLQEEIGSDSLLLEDTECTVKEVKNFIESKYPYVDLQQVLTAVNEEFSNEETIVKSGDIVAFLPPVSGG; via the coding sequence GTGATCAAAATATTATTATTTGCAAGTCTTCAAGAAGAAATTGGATCAGATTCACTTTTGCTGGAAGATACAGAATGCACTGTAAAAGAAGTGAAAAACTTTATTGAGTCGAAATATCCCTATGTGGATTTACAGCAAGTACTTACTGCTGTTAACGAAGAGTTTTCGAATGAGGAAACAATCGTTAAATCTGGTGATATTGTAGCATTTCTCCCGCCAGTTAGTGGTGGGTGA
- a CDS encoding molybdenum cofactor biosynthesis protein MoaE, translating into MKNEYFSIVNTPIVVEEVIQQVKSVNAGAITVFIGTVRELTNGKRTLYLEYQAYESMAVKKLAEIGEEIGSRWPGTMAAITHRIGRLDISDIAVVIAVSSPHRKEAYEANEYAIERIKEMVPIWKKEYWEDGTKWIGDQLQKKSYE; encoded by the coding sequence ATGAAGAATGAATATTTTTCGATTGTAAATACTCCAATTGTTGTTGAGGAAGTCATTCAACAAGTGAAGTCAGTGAATGCTGGAGCTATTACAGTATTTATAGGAACGGTTCGAGAGCTTACAAATGGTAAAAGAACGTTATATCTAGAATATCAAGCTTATGAATCCATGGCCGTAAAAAAACTAGCTGAGATAGGAGAGGAAATTGGAAGTAGATGGCCGGGTACAATGGCAGCAATTACACATCGCATCGGGAGACTGGATATTTCTGATATAGCAGTTGTGATAGCCGTTTCTTCCCCGCATCGTAAAGAAGCCTATGAAGCAAATGAATACGCAATCGAGCGTATAAAAGAAATGGTCCCAATATGGAAAAAGGAGTATTGGGAAGACGGAACAAAATGGATTGGCGATCAATTGCAAAAAAAATCCTATGAATAA
- the glp gene encoding gephyrin-like molybdotransferase Glp yields MVTARKAILIGEAIGKIMSDVPTGEVERISLMNASGRYLAEDLIANADVPAFDRSLYDGYAISAEDTKLATTECPIEFEVVGHIGAGAVFHGEMKEFQAVRIMTGAEVPKNCNAIVMLEHVKELKNEGRHFIAIDEQIPINEKIFKKGSEISEGTLLVKKGARITPGVMGLLATFGYSEVLVGVKPKVGVLATGSELLEVNEPLAPGKIRNSNSFMLMAQIEMQGAQPIYLGKLEDDLERSYTTVEHSLKQVDLLITTGGVSVGDFDYLPEIYNRLGAEVLFNKIAMRPGSVTTVAKVQNQFLFGLSGNPSASFIGFELFVKPVLKTLLGNMEPYLISHKAILAEEFPVPNAYTQLIRTKVKVEGTKLFVSSNGLNMSSSITSLVGAEALVVLPPSDVGYEIGCVVDFLLLSEEGQKDCHFTI; encoded by the coding sequence ATGGTAACAGCTAGAAAAGCAATTTTAATTGGTGAAGCAATCGGAAAAATAATGAGCGATGTACCAACAGGTGAGGTTGAGCGAATTTCCTTGATGAATGCAAGTGGGCGTTATTTAGCAGAGGATCTCATTGCCAATGCAGACGTCCCCGCATTTGATCGCTCCCTATATGACGGTTATGCCATAAGTGCTGAAGATACGAAACTCGCTACTACAGAATGTCCCATTGAATTTGAAGTCGTAGGACATATTGGTGCAGGGGCAGTTTTTCATGGGGAAATGAAAGAATTTCAAGCTGTTCGAATCATGACAGGGGCAGAAGTTCCGAAAAACTGTAATGCCATCGTTATGCTCGAGCATGTAAAGGAACTAAAAAATGAAGGCAGACATTTTATTGCAATAGATGAACAAATCCCGATCAATGAAAAAATATTTAAAAAAGGGTCGGAAATTTCAGAAGGAACCCTTCTTGTAAAAAAAGGTGCGCGAATTACTCCTGGAGTTATGGGGTTACTTGCAACCTTTGGATATAGTGAAGTTTTAGTGGGGGTAAAACCGAAAGTAGGTGTCCTTGCTACAGGGAGTGAATTGTTGGAAGTGAATGAACCACTTGCACCTGGAAAAATCCGAAATAGTAACTCCTTTATGTTAATGGCGCAGATTGAAATGCAAGGAGCACAGCCGATTTATTTAGGGAAACTGGAGGACGATTTAGAGAGAAGCTATACGACAGTTGAGCATTCATTAAAGCAAGTAGATCTACTGATTACGACTGGTGGGGTTTCTGTTGGTGATTTTGACTATCTTCCTGAAATATACAATCGGTTGGGAGCAGAGGTACTATTCAACAAGATTGCTATGCGACCAGGGAGTGTGACGACAGTTGCTAAAGTGCAGAATCAATTCCTTTTTGGTCTTTCAGGTAATCCATCTGCAAGCTTCATAGGATTTGAGTTATTTGTTAAACCTGTCTTGAAAACTTTACTAGGAAATATGGAGCCTTATCTTATTTCCCATAAAGCCATATTAGCTGAGGAATTTCCAGTTCCTAATGCATACACCCAGCTCATCCGAACGAAAGTGAAAGTAGAAGGTACGAAACTATTTGTTTCTTCGAATGGACTAAATATGTCGAGTTCCATTACTTCATTAGTGGGTGCAGAGGCACTAGTAGTACTTCCTCCAAGTGACGTTGGGTATGAAATAGGGTGTGTAGTCGATTTTTTATTGCTATCAGAAGAGGGACAAAAAGATTGTCACTTTACAATTTAG